One genomic window of Caldivirga maquilingensis IC-167 includes the following:
- a CDS encoding SDR family NAD(P)-dependent oxidoreductase: protein MANLSGKVAIVTGAGQGIGRGIALRLARDGAIVVATDITGKENEVAEEVRKLGGQGMALRLDVTDGKMAEEVARTVFDKYGHIDILVNNAGIYPFKPFMEMTFNDWYRVINVNLNGVFNVTRAVVPYMVKQKNGRIINIASIAGAVMGFMGLTHYSASKAGIVGFTRALALELARYGITVNAIAPGAINTPGAATGSEEQVRMMINAIPMGKLGTPEDIASAVAYLASDEASYITGALIVIDGGWSIT, encoded by the coding sequence ATGGCTAACTTAAGTGGTAAGGTAGCTATAGTTACAGGTGCAGGACAGGGAATAGGTAGGGGAATAGCCCTAAGGTTAGCTAGGGATGGGGCGATAGTGGTTGCCACTGACATTACGGGTAAGGAGAATGAGGTTGCTGAGGAGGTTAGGAAACTGGGTGGGCAGGGGATGGCATTAAGACTAGACGTCACCGATGGGAAAATGGCTGAGGAGGTTGCTAGGACTGTGTTCGATAAGTATGGGCACATTGATATCCTAGTTAATAACGCTGGGATCTATCCATTTAAACCATTCATGGAAATGACGTTTAACGACTGGTACAGGGTGATTAACGTTAACTTAAACGGCGTCTTCAATGTCACTAGGGCAGTGGTGCCTTACATGGTTAAACAGAAGAATGGTAGAATAATCAATATCGCCTCAATAGCCGGTGCAGTAATGGGCTTCATGGGTCTCACCCACTACAGTGCATCAAAGGCAGGCATAGTTGGTTTCACTCGGGCATTGGCGTTGGAGCTAGCCCGCTATGGTATAACTGTTAATGCAATAGCGCCAGGAGCCATAAATACACCGGGTGCTGCGACTGGTTCTGAGGAGCAGGTGAGAATGATGATTAACGCAATACCAATGGGTAAGCTAGGTACACCTGAGGACATAGCCTCTGCAGTAGCCTATTTGGCGTCGGATGAGGCAAGCTACATAACTGGGGCATTAATAGTCATTGATGGTGGATGGTCAATAACCTAA
- a CDS encoding ABC transporter permease has product MNTRASLMAIRIGLRGLMARRALTIMTIVAVATAVALLIALETVTYGVKYTVGLEVKSILPADLMVYTSTAIIPEELVNMINGLKTVEYAAPAILTGAIAGGHDVTLIGLSPSSFTYFYPQLIQGSLPLSSGDCIVSQQLAQALNVSTGDYIYVYVPQGISGTYNVLKLRVSGVFSSIFGGLLGFQVYMIVTQLSYLQSQLNTGDFVNVIFIKVIHDNPTVINGLNTAMKQIIPEAQVYEQQSIIGSVNEVVNLINVFFVVVIVLSIIIAGLIVAIMVLINVRERRREIGIMKAIGASNGQVMLIFIIQVLVVSLIGGLLGLIAGYYGSVAMVKLINYLGYNISIVITPVPEFFALGLATALVTGVLASIPPLISVTRIRPAEVIRME; this is encoded by the coding sequence GTGAATACGCGGGCAAGCCTAATGGCTATTAGGATTGGGTTAAGGGGTTTAATGGCTAGGAGGGCTTTAACTATAATGACCATTGTTGCAGTAGCCACTGCTGTGGCGCTTCTAATAGCCCTTGAGACTGTTACGTATGGTGTTAAGTACACTGTGGGTCTTGAGGTTAAGTCAATACTACCCGCTGACCTAATGGTGTACACCTCAACCGCAATCATACCTGAGGAGTTGGTTAACATGATTAATGGCCTAAAGACCGTTGAGTACGCTGCACCAGCCATATTAACGGGCGCCATTGCCGGTGGCCATGATGTTACGTTAATAGGCTTATCACCAAGCTCCTTCACCTACTTCTACCCCCAGTTAATTCAAGGTTCATTACCGTTGAGTAGTGGTGATTGCATAGTATCGCAGCAGTTGGCTCAGGCATTGAATGTTAGTACGGGTGACTACATTTACGTTTACGTTCCCCAGGGTATTTCCGGGACATATAATGTACTTAAGCTCAGGGTTTCTGGAGTATTCTCAAGTATATTCGGTGGCCTACTGGGTTTTCAAGTTTACATGATAGTCACTCAGTTAAGTTACCTTCAAAGTCAATTAAATACAGGTGACTTCGTTAACGTCATATTCATTAAGGTTATTCATGATAACCCAACGGTAATAAATGGGCTTAACACGGCTATGAAGCAGATAATCCCTGAGGCCCAGGTTTATGAACAGCAGTCAATAATAGGTAGTGTTAATGAGGTTGTTAACTTAATTAACGTTTTCTTCGTCGTAGTCATAGTCCTCAGCATTATTATAGCTGGACTCATAGTGGCTATAATGGTTCTAATAAACGTTAGGGAGAGGAGGAGGGAGATTGGGATAATGAAGGCTATAGGGGCATCTAATGGACAGGTAATGCTAATATTCATAATCCAGGTGCTTGTAGTCTCTTTAATAGGTGGCTTACTGGGTTTAATTGCAGGTTACTATGGTTCAGTAGCCATGGTTAAATTAATCAACTACCTAGGGTACAATATAAGTATAGTAATAACACCGGTACCTGAATTCTTCGCACTGGGGTTAGCCACGGCACTGGTCACTGGGGTACTAGCCTCAATACCACCCTTAATTAGTGTAACTAGGATAAGGCCGGCTGAAGTAATTAGAATGGAGTAA
- the pcn gene encoding proliferating cell nuclear antigen (pcna), translating into MSSVKLTYPDGKEWYLIMDAVAVLVEESALTVTKDGVKLRALDPSRTAMVDLYMPRTAFDEYPDVEQDINIGVNFSEVKKILQRAGKGSSVTFEVEENSLKIRMSGKVTRTIKLPLIDIPVEQLPTPKVIFTVTAKLASDALRQAVKDVEVIADAAKFEGKEDGLYIRASSDRGETEIKFDKGGEVLFEYDNKETATATYSVDYLSDIVNRAYQISDIVTVEFATQKPLALTFEISGGGTLAYFVAPRIE; encoded by the coding sequence GTGAGCAGTGTTAAGTTAACTTACCCTGATGGTAAGGAGTGGTACTTGATAATGGATGCAGTGGCGGTACTGGTTGAGGAGTCTGCCTTAACGGTAACTAAGGATGGGGTTAAGCTTAGGGCCCTTGACCCATCCAGGACGGCAATGGTTGACTTATACATGCCTAGGACTGCCTTCGACGAGTACCCTGACGTGGAGCAGGACATTAACATTGGCGTTAACTTCAGTGAGGTTAAGAAGATACTGCAGAGGGCTGGCAAGGGTAGTAGCGTCACCTTTGAGGTTGAGGAGAATAGTCTTAAAATAAGAATGAGTGGTAAGGTAACTAGGACTATTAAACTACCCCTAATAGACATTCCCGTTGAACAATTACCAACACCTAAGGTCATCTTCACGGTTACGGCTAAGTTAGCTAGTGATGCCTTGAGACAGGCGGTGAAGGATGTGGAGGTTATTGCTGATGCAGCTAAGTTTGAGGGTAAGGAGGATGGCTTATACATTAGGGCTAGTAGCGATAGGGGTGAGACTGAGATTAAGTTTGATAAGGGTGGGGAGGTGTTGTTTGAGTATGATAATAAGGAGACGGCTACGGCGACGTATAGTGTTGATTACTTATCCGATATCGTTAATAGGGCTTATCAAATAAGCGACATAGTCACCGTGGAGTTCGCCACCCAGAAGCCCCTGGCTTTAACCTTTGAAATATCGGGTGGTGGCACATTGGCGTACTTCGTAGCCCCAAGGATAGAGTAA
- a CDS encoding GNAT family N-acetyltransferase, with amino-acid sequence MRSGIEVRQCGLNIIDLVEDLERRIFRPSEVYTRGFLEWLCENCSNSSYVAVKDGVYVGYIITCIDRPGQGHVVSLGVLAEYRRMGVGRLLMCSSICRLRGIVDSIVLEVRVSNDAAINLYRSLGFRIHHTIPGYYSDGESAYFMVLDNEYLNQAYLKCQCGSEQG; translated from the coding sequence ATGAGGTCTGGTATTGAGGTTAGGCAATGTGGATTAAATATCATTGATTTAGTTGAGGATTTGGAGAGGAGGATTTTCAGACCCAGTGAGGTCTATACTAGGGGTTTCCTGGAGTGGCTTTGTGAGAATTGCTCTAATTCATCATACGTAGCGGTTAAGGATGGGGTTTACGTGGGCTACATAATAACATGCATTGATAGGCCTGGTCAGGGGCATGTGGTTTCCCTAGGTGTTTTAGCTGAGTATAGGAGGATGGGGGTTGGTAGGCTTCTCATGTGTTCATCAATATGTAGGCTTAGGGGTATTGTGGATTCAATAGTACTGGAGGTTAGGGTATCTAATGATGCTGCAATTAACCTATATAGGAGCTTGGGATTCAGGATTCACCACACTATACCAGGCTACTACAGTGATGGTGAGTCAGCCTACTTCATGGTCCTTGATAATGAATACTTAAACCAAGCTTACTTAAAGTGTCAATGTGGTTCCGAACAAGGTTAA
- a CDS encoding DNA primase small subunit domain-containing protein encodes MDESLRYIEVLFKNYYRNYFKPPGVPRIENREVAYQPFTGQSMIRHLGFRNWNDLRSFITERIPRNLYLSSAYFNNPSAGEMDAKGWLGADLVFDIDGDHLPTDNCRGVELVTIECLNDALSEVVKLIDVLRYEFGIEEKHLRVTFSGHRGFHVHVEGPEDVINLTQDERRMIVDYLTGKVDLTRQILVNREGRATVVELGPFNANLLGKVYGSVGRVFTEASKLGKVTAGLVRDRSEDIKSGLTVHIDEVVTIDTNRLMRMPNSLHGKTGLIAVELSLSDLDKGIEAIVDKAVAFRKGNPRIRLTQRLQVSRVLGEVIRVKEQGEEASEPAYVAVYLILMGLAQLAE; translated from the coding sequence ATGGATGAATCCCTCAGGTACATTGAGGTCTTATTCAAGAACTACTACAGGAATTACTTCAAACCCCCTGGTGTACCTAGGATTGAGAATAGGGAGGTTGCTTACCAGCCCTTCACTGGGCAATCAATGATTAGGCACTTGGGTTTCAGGAATTGGAACGATTTAAGGAGCTTCATTACTGAGAGGATTCCAAGGAACCTATACTTATCAAGCGCCTACTTCAACAACCCCTCAGCCGGTGAAATGGATGCTAAGGGTTGGTTGGGTGCTGACTTAGTGTTTGATATTGATGGTGATCACCTACCCACTGATAACTGCAGGGGCGTTGAGTTAGTTACCATTGAGTGTCTTAATGATGCCTTAAGCGAGGTTGTGAAGTTGATTGATGTGCTGAGGTATGAGTTCGGTATTGAGGAGAAGCACCTCAGGGTAACCTTCTCCGGGCATAGGGGTTTTCATGTTCACGTGGAGGGGCCTGAGGATGTGATTAATTTAACTCAGGATGAGAGGAGGATGATTGTTGATTACTTAACGGGTAAGGTTGATTTAACGAGGCAAATACTGGTTAATAGGGAGGGTAGGGCTACTGTGGTTGAATTAGGTCCATTTAACGCTAATCTACTGGGTAAAGTGTATGGTAGTGTTGGGAGGGTTTTCACAGAGGCCTCTAAACTGGGTAAGGTTACCGCTGGTTTAGTTAGAGATAGGAGTGAGGATATTAAGAGTGGCTTAACTGTTCACATTGATGAGGTTGTTACAATAGATACTAATAGGTTAATGAGAATGCCCAATAGTCTGCATGGTAAAACAGGCCTAATAGCCGTGGAGTTGAGTCTAAGTGACCTTGATAAGGGTATTGAGGCAATAGTGGATAAGGCAGTTGCCTTCAGGAAGGGTAACCCAAGGATTAGGTTAACGCAGAGGCTACAGGTTAGTAGGGTGCTTGGTGAAGTAATCCGGGTTAAGGAGCAGGGCGAGGAGGCCAGTGAACCAGCCTATGTGGCGGTGTACTTAATATTAATGGGATTAGCGCAATTAGCTGAGTAA
- a CDS encoding DUF402 domain-containing protein, producing MTKVRVRGIYATALTKIMLEDGYDIVQATDTILSRFNILHSTEPPDVTIKDDENIPGALFIIGKCSEVNKVLESILRRVGDVAYNKPPVPLYSVIMGVVADNGHIEVAPGVLALLEGSNYFRPGDKLPVTMVNVTGQLRASPYIMPTTSYLRVIDSPTVRLSRHIKDPDAKMMLVRVGLSKINQLGGLGIRWRSSAQYLSEEDAEKALDEAISLVNAIRVKIAEARDYDMLFEGECIVSVILDAEARWVLDDIRNTIVPTVKGHHALKITMKNTEILDYTEYLVGELKMRDELGRALANYALSNLSTINVHHVKVNGEHINLGPGERVHYSNGLLIIRRELKPGGTLDGLNVAKEYGDAAYSVINIGERHLTHIYVSHDGSFKGAYVNINTPIEVTWDGVIYIDLEVDLTVDKGFNVNIIDEDKLSSIPSRRLINEAEEELSRLKGDVVNLVRNHIDTLSKLGLSIHYQGP from the coding sequence ATGACTAAGGTAAGGGTTAGGGGGATTTACGCCACAGCACTAACTAAGATTATGCTGGAGGATGGGTACGATATTGTTCAAGCCACTGACACCATATTAAGCAGATTCAACATACTTCACTCCACTGAACCCCCTGACGTAACTATTAAGGATGATGAGAATATCCCAGGGGCATTATTCATAATAGGTAAGTGCAGTGAGGTTAATAAGGTTCTTGAATCCATACTACGTAGGGTTGGGGACGTAGCTTACAATAAGCCGCCTGTCCCATTATACAGCGTAATAATGGGTGTTGTAGCTGATAATGGACACATTGAGGTTGCACCAGGTGTCTTAGCCCTACTTGAGGGTTCCAATTACTTTAGGCCTGGTGATAAGTTACCGGTGACCATGGTTAATGTAACCGGGCAGTTGAGGGCAAGCCCATACATAATGCCAACCACCAGTTACCTCAGAGTCATAGATAGCCCAACGGTTAGGCTTAGTAGGCATATTAAGGATCCTGATGCTAAAATGATGCTTGTCAGGGTTGGGTTAAGTAAAATTAATCAACTGGGTGGATTAGGCATAAGGTGGAGGAGCTCAGCCCAATACCTCAGTGAAGAGGATGCTGAGAAGGCGCTGGATGAGGCAATAAGCCTAGTCAACGCCATTAGGGTTAAGATCGCTGAGGCAAGGGACTACGATATGTTATTTGAAGGGGAATGCATAGTCTCTGTGATACTGGATGCTGAGGCTAGGTGGGTGCTGGATGATATTAGGAACACCATTGTACCCACGGTTAAGGGTCACCACGCCTTGAAGATAACCATGAAGAACACTGAGATACTTGACTACACTGAGTACCTGGTTGGTGAATTAAAGATGAGGGATGAGTTAGGTAGAGCTCTGGCTAATTACGCATTAAGTAATTTATCCACGATTAATGTGCATCACGTTAAGGTTAATGGAGAGCACATTAACCTAGGGCCTGGGGAGAGGGTTCATTATAGTAATGGGTTACTTATCATTAGGAGGGAGTTGAAGCCTGGTGGGACATTGGATGGGCTTAATGTAGCTAAGGAGTATGGTGACGCAGCCTATAGTGTAATTAATATTGGTGAAAGGCATTTAACCCATATTTACGTTTCACACGATGGCTCATTCAAGGGCGCCTACGTGAATATTAACACACCCATTGAGGTTACTTGGGATGGGGTGATTTACATTGATCTTGAAGTTGATTTAACCGTTGACAAGGGGTTTAACGTGAATATTATTGATGAGGATAAGTTAAGCAGTATACCGAGTAGGAGACTTATTAATGAGGCTGAGGAGGAGTTGAGTAGGCTTAAGGGTGATGTGGTTAACCTTGTTCGGAACCACATTGACACTTTAAGTAAGCTTGGTTTAAGTATTCATTATCAAGGACCATGA
- a CDS encoding HIT family protein codes for MMDECIFCRIIGREAPGHVVYEDDDVIAILDKYPINKGHILVMPKRHYRDIFEIPPEALCKVMKVAKLMARAVVNGLKADGVRLIQNNGPSAGQVVFHFHVHVIPYYGGGYRAHRVELSEAEAIEVVSKVTEALRKINEDSSLKGDENTAIS; via the coding sequence ATGATGGATGAGTGCATCTTCTGCAGGATAATAGGGAGGGAGGCACCAGGCCATGTGGTGTATGAGGATGATGACGTAATAGCAATACTGGATAAGTATCCAATAAATAAGGGGCATATATTAGTTATGCCTAAGAGGCATTACAGGGATATTTTCGAAATACCCCCTGAGGCATTATGTAAAGTAATGAAGGTTGCTAAACTAATGGCTAGGGCGGTGGTTAATGGACTTAAGGCTGATGGTGTTAGACTTATCCAGAATAACGGCCCCTCAGCTGGACAAGTGGTATTCCACTTCCACGTCCACGTAATACCATACTACGGTGGTGGTTACAGGGCACATAGAGTGGAGTTAAGTGAGGCGGAGGCTATTGAGGTGGTTAGTAAGGTTACGGAAGCCTTAAGGAAGATTAATGAAGACTCCTCCCTTAAAGGTGACGAGAATACAGCAATAAGTTAA
- a CDS encoding V-type ATPase 116kDa subunit family protein: MPIERIVEYKITVPRHAALDLIFRVGLLGEFMPIDRPPKLPAPSIDQETYTSVRRLTEAARTISRYGQTQQEPSIGRFRVKATSFKDFIDSVYKNGEELIGRIRQIEDSLNNAEEELTKLRLMISVNSLIGLMQLKNIRYIVVETPHRALSDFENSIKQIEDVVLTRLGEVNDRIHLLIIAPTWELRRINDIIRLHNVKVIELPESDLSNVEARVKETEATISSLRSQLESLISSNKQVIRGILEAAGVAENVIQTYVNSAVEEGGEVIARIDAIKTQMVEMESRLSRLRLLIEAYNGLIRSGIKEMGLKALDYSLFIIKGQIPPDLDKYSGYVINIGDELSAYLIMSNVDYPESNNIVKAPREHLTNLEASVELLSREIREMERRLGELKNELNEMIREREEACNYSIEEARQVSDLVTIRGFVIEKNVKLFEDFLYRTLTDLAVDARVRKFTRIIQVNTINPHEAPTSEEYPTPINAFREITYMYGIPRYGELSPVTLTAVLFPVFFGWMFPDAGQGAILLLFGILMNVLKYNGRNSILRAMFSGKANLWGQLFVMMGTWAIVFSILNSGEVFGMDLIKPILPWGRVFVNGTISEYWINWVLPLAMLFGFTLLVMSLILKPLNRARLGHRLDALSLAWVPLVFIGFGLLMMNVGIIPVALLNPVFSALLTPQVRLIGAALMVIGFGGFFGSFMYIKSMPNTEVDAAELMVGLTIEGILDAIANTLSFMRLGIIALVHSIFTYMTYHLALTYGLLTPAGLLIMILLNALIIAGEGFLTFIQTSRLTFYEVYSKFYEGSGKLYMPLRYALTALSIELP, from the coding sequence GTGCCCATAGAGAGGATTGTGGAGTATAAGATAACGGTACCTAGGCATGCGGCATTGGATTTAATATTCAGGGTGGGTTTACTTGGTGAATTCATGCCCATTGATAGACCCCCTAAGTTACCTGCCCCCTCAATTGACCAGGAAACCTACACTAGCGTTAGGAGATTGACTGAAGCCGCTAGGACAATATCAAGGTATGGTCAAACCCAACAGGAGCCATCAATAGGTAGGTTTAGGGTTAAGGCAACCTCTTTCAAGGACTTCATAGACTCAGTGTATAAGAATGGTGAGGAATTGATAGGTAGGATTAGGCAAATTGAGGATTCACTAAATAATGCTGAAGAGGAGTTAACGAAACTTAGGCTAATGATAAGCGTTAATTCCCTAATAGGATTAATGCAGCTTAAGAATATTAGGTACATTGTCGTCGAGACCCCCCATAGGGCTTTAAGTGACTTCGAGAACTCCATTAAGCAGATTGAGGATGTAGTCTTAACTAGGCTTGGTGAAGTTAATGATAGGATTCACTTACTTATAATTGCCCCAACCTGGGAGTTGAGGAGGATTAATGACATCATTAGGCTGCATAACGTTAAGGTAATTGAATTACCTGAGAGTGATTTAAGTAATGTGGAGGCCAGGGTTAAGGAGACTGAGGCAACCATAAGTAGCTTAAGGAGTCAACTTGAGTCATTAATAAGTAGTAATAAGCAGGTGATAAGGGGTATTTTAGAGGCTGCAGGTGTTGCTGAGAATGTTATTCAAACTTACGTTAATAGTGCCGTTGAAGAGGGGGGTGAGGTTATTGCTAGGATTGATGCAATTAAGACTCAGATGGTGGAAATGGAGAGTAGGTTAAGTAGGCTTAGGTTACTCATCGAGGCGTATAATGGTTTAATTAGAAGTGGGATTAAGGAGATGGGGCTTAAGGCGCTAGATTACTCATTATTCATAATTAAGGGTCAAATACCCCCTGACCTAGATAAGTACTCGGGGTACGTTATCAACATAGGTGATGAATTATCAGCCTACTTAATCATGAGCAACGTGGATTATCCAGAATCCAACAATATTGTTAAGGCGCCAAGGGAGCATTTAACAAACCTGGAGGCGTCAGTGGAGTTGCTTAGTAGGGAGATTAGGGAAATGGAGAGGAGGCTGGGTGAATTGAAGAATGAGCTTAATGAAATGATTAGGGAGAGGGAGGAGGCTTGTAATTACAGTATTGAGGAGGCTAGGCAGGTAAGTGACCTAGTTACTATTAGGGGTTTTGTGATTGAGAAGAATGTGAAGCTTTTCGAGGACTTCCTGTACAGGACCTTAACCGACCTAGCCGTTGACGCTAGGGTTAGGAAGTTCACCAGGATTATTCAAGTTAATACAATTAACCCGCATGAAGCACCCACCAGTGAGGAGTATCCAACACCCATTAATGCTTTTAGGGAGATAACCTACATGTACGGTATACCAAGGTATGGTGAATTAAGCCCAGTAACATTAACCGCCGTATTATTCCCAGTCTTCTTCGGCTGGATGTTCCCAGATGCTGGACAAGGTGCAATACTACTACTCTTCGGTATACTCATGAATGTGCTTAAGTATAATGGTAGGAATAGTATACTTAGGGCGATGTTTTCAGGGAAGGCTAATCTATGGGGTCAATTATTCGTAATGATGGGTACCTGGGCCATAGTGTTCTCAATACTGAATAGTGGTGAAGTCTTCGGAATGGATTTAATTAAGCCAATACTACCGTGGGGCCGAGTCTTCGTTAATGGTACAATAAGCGAGTATTGGATAAACTGGGTGCTACCATTGGCAATGCTCTTCGGCTTCACACTACTGGTGATGTCACTGATACTTAAGCCACTGAATAGGGCTAGACTTGGGCACAGGTTAGATGCCTTATCACTGGCTTGGGTTCCACTGGTCTTCATAGGCTTTGGCCTACTCATGATGAATGTTGGAATAATACCGGTAGCCCTATTAAACCCGGTATTCTCAGCATTATTAACCCCCCAAGTTAGGTTAATTGGTGCGGCATTAATGGTTATAGGCTTCGGTGGGTTCTTCGGCTCATTCATGTACATTAAATCAATGCCCAACACTGAGGTTGATGCCGCTGAGTTAATGGTTGGGTTAACCATAGAGGGTATACTGGATGCAATAGCCAATACCTTATCATTCATGAGGCTTGGAATAATAGCATTGGTGCACAGTATATTCACCTACATGACGTACCACCTGGCGTTAACATATGGGTTACTAACCCCAGCCGGCTTACTAATAATGATATTACTCAATGCACTAATCATTGCTGGGGAAGGATTCCTAACCTTCATTCAGACAAGTAGGTTAACATTCTATGAAGTATACTCCAAGTTCTATGAAGGATCAGGTAAATTATATATGCCGTTAAGGTATGCCCTCACTGCACTAAGTATTGAATTACCCTAA
- a CDS encoding DNA cytosine methyltransferase, which produces MGLRVVDLFSGAGGFSVGFRDAGFEVVAGLDIDIDSVRSFSINFPKAVTIREDARLVRGSDIIKYVGDVDVVVGGPPCEAYTGANPRRMSDPLDRLYMDELGQLTLEFIRLVGELRPKVFVMENVAAITEGGLKEALINEFRRVGYGVIHFNILHAEDYGVPSIRRRVFISNIVIKPPKAGKVITVAEALSGLPEPTPLIPNHEPVTVSGRKIKGISRVNWGQALYTYRGSGGVYRNFIRLHPGKPAPTVMGSVRFIHPYEDRLLTVREQARLMGFPDTHVFTGSKDSQFNQVGEAVPPPLAKAIAEVVKRELT; this is translated from the coding sequence GTGGGTTTAAGGGTAGTGGACTTGTTTTCAGGGGCGGGGGGATTCTCGGTTGGCTTCAGGGATGCTGGTTTTGAGGTGGTTGCAGGCTTAGACATTGACATTGACTCAGTGAGGTCATTCAGCATTAACTTCCCTAAAGCAGTAACAATACGTGAGGACGCTAGGTTAGTTAGGGGTAGTGATATTATTAAGTATGTTGGTGACGTGGACGTGGTGGTGGGTGGACCACCATGTGAAGCCTACACTGGGGCTAATCCAAGAAGGATGAGTGATCCATTGGATAGGCTTTACATGGATGAGCTTGGTCAATTAACCCTGGAGTTCATTAGGCTTGTGGGTGAGTTGAGGCCTAAGGTTTTCGTGATGGAGAACGTGGCAGCCATAACTGAGGGTGGGCTTAAGGAGGCCTTAATCAATGAATTCAGGAGGGTGGGTTACGGGGTTATTCACTTCAATATACTTCACGCCGAGGATTATGGGGTTCCAAGCATTAGGAGGAGGGTCTTCATATCAAACATTGTTATTAAGCCACCTAAGGCAGGTAAGGTGATTACTGTCGCCGAGGCCTTAAGTGGCTTGCCTGAACCAACACCCCTAATCCCTAATCATGAACCAGTCACCGTGTCTGGGAGGAAGATTAAGGGTATTAGTAGGGTTAATTGGGGGCAAGCCCTATACACGTACAGGGGTTCTGGGGGAGTGTACAGGAACTTCATTAGGCTTCACCCAGGTAAACCAGCCCCAACGGTAATGGGTAGTGTCAGGTTTATTCACCCATATGAAGATAGGTTACTAACGGTGAGGGAGCAGGCTAGGTTAATGGGATTCCCAGACACCCACGTATTCACCGGTAGTAAGGATTCTCAATTCAATCAAGTGGGTGAAGCAGTACCACCACCCTTAGCTAAGGCAATAGCGGAGGTTGTTAAGCGGGAGTTAACGTGA